GCCCTGAAGAGCCGGCATACCTACTATTACAGCAGCGAAGATCCGAAGCGCGACGAGGCGGAGGGGCATGACTTCGCCATCGAGGACGTACTGAGCTCTCGGCCTGGAACCAAGGATGCCTGCTCTATCGCCATGGGCGGGAGCGTGCCCACGCGTGAGTTCGCCGACTCCAGGGCAAGCCTGGGAACCGGGCAGACGGGACAGACGACGCTGACCTCCCGGTTCACTTCGGCCGCGGCCTTCTATTCGCACGAGAGCTGGCGCCTCACTTCATACGAGCAACGCTGTGACGGGACCTCCTGCCCTGGCATCGTTCCCGGCACCGAGACCTGGGAATATGAATGCCCGGGCTTGGACAGCTCCGTCGCTCCAGCCATGACCAAGGCACACAAGGACATGCGAGGTTCTTGGGAGAGCTATGTGCATCATGTCCCTGATGCCGGTGTGCCCGAGGCGCAGGGTGTTCCCGTCAAGCAGCTGAAGCTGCTGACGCAGGTGCGCGCGGGCGCTCTGGATTCGAGCGGCACTGGTAGCTTGGCTGAGGTCCGGTTTGGTTATACCTACGGGAGCACGTCGCGTTCACTGCCCGCGTACGAGCAGCTCGTGGAGCGACAGGAGACCGCCAGTGTCCTGGCTCCTTCGGGCACGGCAGACCCCAACGCCCGGACCCAGTACGTCTATGATTCGACGACCAACCGGTTGAAGGCCACGTTCCACACCGGGTGGACGCAGGTGCGTGACAGCAACGGGGCCTGGAGCGTGCAGAAGCGTCGTATCGGCGTGTTTCATCTCCGAGCCCCTCAATGTGGCGGAACGGGCGCAGAAGATGCTCAGGGGCGGGTGCTCGAAACCCATGGTCCCTGCTTGGTGGATGCAACCACGACCAACGTCGCCAGCATCACTGGCTGCCCCACCACCGCGCCCTTCCCGGTGACGAAGTATGAATACTGGTCTCAAGCGGAGACGGGGCACCGGCGCAATCGCCTGAAGAAGCAGTCGATGCATCCATCGGGCTGTGGGGTTGGCGCGTCCCTCGAAACCCAGTACCTGGAGTACGACGCCTTTGGGAACGCGACCCGCGTGCAGGACGCGAATGGCGTCATCACCGAGCGCGTGTACAACCAGGACCAGCTGGCGCGGCAATCCATCGTGGAGGGGGCGGCGTCCACGACGACCCTGTTCTCCTACGACCAGGGACGGCTGAAGGCCATCCAGCATCCTCAGGGCAACCACGACGTGTTCTGCTACCGCACGGGGACCACCGCGGGCCAGGGGTGCACGGGTGGCGCACCGACGTATCTGCTGCAGTGGAGGGCAAAGGCGGCGGATGCGAACGGTGCGAGCTGGTCCGAGAAGGTCGAATACTCCTACTGGCCGGACGAGACGGTGAAGTCCGCCACCTTCCTGAAGTGGAACGGGAGCACTGCCGAGGCACGGCGGGTGATGACGTTCAGCGCGGATGCCCGCCGCAGGCCCACCTTCCAGGGACTGGGGAACCTGCCTTCTCCGGTGAAGGCGTCGCGGCTGTTCGACGCGGAGGGCAACCTGACGGGCATCGGTTTCCCGTACAACGGCCCACCGGACGTCTGTGGCGGGCCGGACTCGTCGGGACAGCCCGGCTCGGCGCTGTGCACCGCACTGGCCTACGACCGCCTGGATCGGCTGGCGAAGGTCGATGAGTTTCCAGCCGATGGGAGCAGCCAGCGTACCTGCTTCACCTATGACGCCCAGAGCAACGTGACGTCCGTGCGTCAGGGCTGTGCGGCGACGACGGGGACGAGCGACTGCGCGAGTTGCTCGGCGAGCACGCCTGCCACGGAGTATGTGCATGACGACTTTGGCAACCTCGTCTCCGTGAAGCTGCCGCACAGCAGCGATGGGGCGGGCGGCGCCGGGGTGACCCGCTATGTGTACGATGCGCTGGGCCGCATGCTTCTGAAGGAGACGCCCGAGATGCGGGCCCGAGGCGAGCGGGTCTCGTACGAGTACGACATGCAGGGACGCCTTCTTCGCGCGAAGCGCCACTACACGTCACCGCAGGCCGGACAGGAGAACCTGTACGTCCTGTCGTATGACGTGAACGACCCCGGGGATGCCACCAGCACGCCACCTGCCACCTGCCCGCAGCCGGCACGCACGGCGGGGCGCCTTCGCTACCGGCACGACTCGTTCGGGCGGACCTGGTACCAGTACGACACGCACGGGCGCGTCGCGGGGGAGATTCGCCTGCGTGAAGGGCAGACCAGTTGCTCCGTCGCGGGCCTCGCTGACCGTCCCCACACGTTCTACACGTATACGGCCAATGGCAATCTGGCCTCTGTGATTTATCCTCACGGACGGGTCGTGACCTATGCGTATGGAACAGGTGCGAACCTGGATAGGGTCCAGGCCATCGACGTGAGGCTGTGGAACTCGTCTGGCTTCGCGGACACCCGGCTCATCGAAGGCATTGCCTGGGAGCCTTTCGGCGGCCTGCGCGGATACCGACTGAATCATCCGGCCTCGGCGACCAGCAGCGCGGTCGAGTACCTGCTGGGGGACAACGCCTCCCAGGCGCCTTCCGCCTGTCCCACGGCGGCTCCCAGCATGGCTGGCAGCGACCTCACCGGCAGGTTGAGGGCCCTGCGGGTGTCGACCGGAAGCTTCTCTCCCGGTACCAGCAGTGGCGACATCTACAAGCGCACCTATACGTGGGCGGGAGACCAGGTAGCCCGGCTCGACACCTGCCTCCTGGGGGCTACGACGCCACGCATCGAGACCTTCGAGTACGACCGGACCTTGCGGCTGAAGGCGGCGGGCCGCCCGACGGGGAACTTCGCGGCGACGGGAGGCGCGTTCGCGAGTCGCAGCTACGGCTATGACGGCCGTGGCAACCGCACGGGATTGTCCGAGGACGGCTTCGTCCATGACGTCGATCTGGCCGCATCCCCGGCCGTGGACCGGCTGTCCGGGTGGGGCTCGACTGCTGCGGGCAGTCTCTTCCGCTATGCGCTCAGTCACGATGCGGACGGCCGGGTGACCCAGAAGCGCTGGGCTGCCGGGATGAGCGGGACACCTGTCTACACCCTGGGCTTCGAGTATGGGCAGACGACCGGGGTTGCAACCGAGAGCGTGTTCCGCTCCGTCAACGTCAACGGCGTCTTCTACAACTACTTTTACGATGCGATGGGACGGCGGCGACTGAAGTCCCATCCGGGCGGGACGACGGATGAGTTCTTCCACGACATCGCCAGTCACCTCCTGACCGACCGGGGAAGCAATGCCTTCACGGTGCCAGTGGGGCATTACACCACGGACGACTATGTCTGGCTGGGGGGGCGGCCCGTGGCCCTGGTCCGGGCGAAGTTCAGCAGTGCGTGGGTGAGACAGCCCGACAGCACGGGCGACTGCTCGCGAGACGGAGAGCCTGCGGCGTGTGGCGTCTACTTCCCGGTGACGGACCACATCGGCAAGCCGGTGCTGATGTTGGATGGCTCCCGGCGCGTGACGGCTGCGGCGGACCATGACCCCTTCGGCCACGTTAACCGCGTCTCGCAGGTCGTGGAGACGGCGCACCCGTATCCCGACGCGACGACGACCACGCTGGCGACGTTCTCGCAGCCGAAGGAGAACAGCTCCGTCGTCGTCCGCCTCCGTGCGCGCTACCACCTGGTGGACTCCGAGGCTGGGGTGGACTTCATCCGGCTAGTGGATGCGAGCTCGGGAACGACGCTCGACCAACAATCCGGTGCACGCAGGGGACGCGTTACGACGCCCTGGGTGACTCCGTCGGCAAGCAATGTGTCCGTCAGGTTCTCGTCGGGGCCCGCTGGTGGCCCGGCGTATCAAGGGGCGGTCGTGGATGGGTACGAGTACCAGCGTTACCAATCGGGCGCTCAGCCCTTCTGGACTCCGCTGCGCTTTCCGGGCCAGTACCACGACGCGGAGACGGACCTGTTCGAGAACTGGAACCGGTACTATGACCCCAGTATTGGTAGGTATCTGCAGCCGGAGCCACGGATCTCATCGGGGCCCACTGTGTTGCCTGTGTATGCCTATGCCATGAGCAATCCAGTGTGGCTGGTGGATGTGAATGGCTTGGCGCCGTTCGAGTATAGGTTCAATACGGAGTTTGACGCGGCCGTGGCGGGATTCAGATACGTCCGGGAGAAATTCATGCTGAGTAACTACGAGGTCGCTTTCTATATCTTCATGTCCCGGGGAAAATTCGCCTACTCGGAGCCGTTCGAGATACCACGGCCGGCAGGAAAGCAGAACAAGTGTGATGGAGGCAAAGTACTCATTGCGACGGGGACACAGGCCTTCTGTCACACGCACCCGGCCGAATGCAATCCGGCGTTCTCGCCAGGGGATAAAGGTACGTCCAAGAAAGTGCCCGGCCTCGATTTTTATCTCATGAATGCCCAGGGGGCTGTCTTTCATATGCTCGATCAGACGACTAGCCCCATGGGAACTCCTAACTGGGAATCGGTCCTTCCTTGAGCAACAGAGGAATATCTTCAGGCCGAATCGTGCCGACTCTGCTCGCGTGTGGGCTGCTCGTGGCAGGTTGCGCGGCCCGTCCGGTGGCGCGACCAGAGGGGGCGCGCTGGCCCGAGCCGATGGAGCTGGATCGCATTGAGCCAGTACAAGGCATTAGCGTCCTGGCTCCGGCGCGCTCGTTCACGCAGGCACGAACGAATCAGTCGATGGACGCGACGCCATGCAGGAGGATGGCGCCACAGAAGGACCCCAACGCGGCGAAGGTGGCGTGTGGCTGGTATGGCCCCAGCTCACGGTCGCTGAGCTTCTACTGGTATGAAGGCATCCTTCCAGGATGTCTCTCCGGTGCGCAATGCCTGAACACGATGCGGGAGGTGTTCCAACTGCGCGAGGGCGCGTTCGGCGAGCCCTCTCGCCTGGAAGGCCGCTGGCTAGGGTGGCAGTCCTCGCCCGTAGAGATCGGCAGCCGGATTGTGAACCGGCACATCGCTCTTGGAAGGAACGTCGTCTTCCTCCAGGCGGTCTCGCTTGAGGGCGACCCATTCCCGGAAGCGAGTCTCTTCTTTGATTCCCTACGGGTTGTCTGTGCCGAGGGCGAGACCGGGCCAGACTGCTGCGGGAGTTCGAGCAAGTGTCCGGAGGCTCCTCGCCCAGCCGATGCCATCCAGCCCGGCCGGTGAGGACCCACGCCGGGTCCTCCTCCGGATGCTTCAGCGCGACGGGGGGATTTCTGCAGCTTGACTGCGTCCGTTAGAGGGGGGCGGAGTGGCCCTGGCAGTCCTGATACAGTGCCCCTGTCTCCGCCAGAGTTGCCGCTCGCCGGGCCGGAGCCGGTGCGTGGCATGGAGCCCGCAGCCCTCATCGGGAAGTAGGGCTGACTCAAAGAAGCCGTCCCCTTCGTCGGCCCGGAATCGTCTGTGTTGGCTGGTTCGTCGCGCGGACCTTTCTCGGAGGGTATTCTGGATGCCCACATTCCATCCCGAGCCGTGCTAGAACCTTCCCGTTCATGGAAGGCCGCCTGCTGTTGAAGAACTGCGCCGTGTTCCGCGCGGATGGACGGGTCCGCACCGGCATGGCCGTGGTGGTGGAGGAGAACGTCATCCGCCGGGTAGCACCTGACACCCAGGTGCCCGTGCTCCCAGGGGACTGGGAAGTCGCCTGCCGGGGCCGGCTCGTCGCTCCCGGACTCGTGGACTGTCACTCCCACATGGTCAACGGGCAGCTGCTGCCCGCCACCGGCTACTTCCTGCTGATGCCGCAGCGCGAGCGGCTGGAGCGGTCGCTGCGGGTGGCCCGGCTCCTGTCCAACGAGGACGTGGAGGCTCTCACCCGCTTCGCCGCCGCCCGGGCCCTGCGCGACGGCGTCAGCATGGTGGTGGAGCATCTGTCGTGCCTCGACGTGGCCGGAGGGCTTTCCGCCCAGGCGCGCGCGGCGCAGGACGTGGGCCTCCGGATGGTCACCAGCCACGCCACCCACAGCCTGGACGGCGCCCCTCAGGCAGAGACGTGGCTGGACGCCAACGCGGACTTCACCCGCCGCCACCGCGAGCACCCGCTCGTGCGCGGCGCCATCGGCTTCCATGCGTCCTTCACCTGTGACCACGCCCTGCTCACCCGCGTCTCCCGGCTGAGCCGCGAGCTGGACGCCCCCACCGTCTTCCACCTCGCGGAGAGCGAGGACGACCTCGCCACCACGTACTCCCGGCACGGTCAGCGCGTGGTGCCCCGGCTGGATGCGCTCGGGCTGCTCGGCCCCCGCGCCATCGCCGGCTACGCCCGCGCCCTGGACAGCGCCGAGGCCAGCCGTCTCAATGACAGCGGCACCTTCGTCGCGCTCGCCCCTCGCGACGCCCGTACCCTGGAGCGGGGCGTGGACCCGCTGGAGGCGGTGGTGTCCCGCGTCCAGCTGCTAGGCCTGGGCACCGGCGGTCACGGCACCCCCCAGGATGAGCTGAACGCCGCCATGGAGGGCGTGCTGCGCATCTCCCGCGCGGGACGCCTGCCGGACGTGGACGGCACCCTGGCTCACCTGCTCATCAACGGCCCGGCGGAGCTGTGCACCCGGCTGTTCGACCTCCCCTCGGGCAACGTGGAGGAGGGGAGCATCGCGGACCTCGTCGTCTACGACTCCGTGCCCCCGGCGGACCCGGAGACGGGCTACTCGCCGCACCTGCTCGGGCAGATGGCGCGCTCGCCGGTGTCGTGGACCATCGTCAACGGCCGCGTCTGCGTGCGCGAGGGCCAGTTGCTGGGCCACGACTACGTGGAGCTGGCCCGCGCCGCCACGGACGCGCTCCACCGCGTCTGGACGCGCGCCCGGCTGGGCAGCTGAGGGCGTCATGGGTTCCTCCCTGGTGGATACCCTGCGCGCCTCGCGCGAGCAGCGCGGGCCGCTGCTGACCGACGCCCGCACCACCGCCCTGCGCGTCCTCAACGGCGAGGCGGACGGCGTGCCCGAGGTGACGGCGGACGCCTTCGGCGACCTGTACGTCATCAGCCTCTACCGCGACCTCACCCCCGCGGAGGAGGAAGCGCTCCTCGACGCCGCGGTGGCCGCGTGGGCCCCCCGCAGCGTCTACCTCAAGCGCCGCCCCCGGGAGGCGCGCGTGCTGGCCAACGTGGCCAAGGAGTCGCTCGCGCCCGAGGTCCCCGCCCGGGGCGAGCCGGTGGAGTCGCTCACCGCGCTGGAGAACGGGCTGTCCTTCCTCATCCGCCCTGCCCAGGGCCTGTCGGTGGGCCTGTACCTGGACATGCGGGACACGCGCGCGTGGCTCCTGGACCAGGTGCGCGGCCTCACCGTGCTCAACCTCTTCGCGTACACCTGTGCCTTCGGCGTGGTGGCCACCGCGGGCGGCGCGAAGCGGGCGCTCAACCTGGATGCCAGCCGCCGCGTGCTGGAGTGGGGCGAGGAGAACGCGCGCCTCAACGGCCAGCCCGTGGACCGCTACGACTACGTGGCCGGGGACGTGTTCGACTGGCTCAAGCGCCTGGCGAAGAAGGGCGAGACGTTCGACGTCGTCATCTCCGACCCGCCGTCCTTCTCCACCACCCGCGCCGCGCGCTTCTCCGCCGCGCGCGACTACGCGAAGCTGGCCGAGGCGGCCGCCCGGGTGGTGGCCCCTGGGGGTCGGCTGGTCGCCTGCTGCAACCACGCGGGCCTGCCCGCCCGTCGCTTCGAGACCATGGTGGCCGAGGGCGTCGCGCTCGCGGGCCGGAAGGGGAAGGCGGTGGGCTCGCTCGGCCCCTCTCCGCTCGACTTCCCGCCACCGTCGGGCCACGAGCCGCCCCTCAAGGTGCACGTGGTCGAACTTCGTTAGCGCACCAGGGCCCGGCAGGGGTAGGTTTGGACCGCATGCCTCCCGCCGCACAGCAGCAGCAACGAGAATTCGGCAAGTACCGGCTCATCGACCGCATCGCCGTGGGGGGGATGGCGGAAATCTTCCTCGCGCACCAGCAGGGCGAAGATGGCCGCGAGTCACCGGTCGTCATCAAGCGCATCCGCCCGCACCTGTCCAAGCACGCGGCCTTCGTGAAGATGTTCCTCAACGAGGCCCGGCTCGCCGCGCAGCTCAACCACCCCAACGTGGTGCAGATCCACGACCTGGGGAAGATTGCGGAGAGCCACTTCATCGCCATGGAGTACGTGGCCGGGCGCGACATGCGTCGGGTGGTGCCCAAGGCGGAGGCGCTCGGGATTCCCTTCCCCCTGGTGTACGCGGTGAAGATTGCCTCGTGTGTCTGCGCGGGCCTGCACCACGCGCACACCAAGGTGGACCTCTACGGAAACCCGCTCAACATCGTCCACCGGGACGTGTCGCCGGAGAACGTCGTCGTCGCCTTCGACGGCTCGGTGAAGATTCTCGACTTCGGCATCGCCAAGGCCGCCAACCAGGTGGGCCAGACGCGCACCGGCGAAATCAAGGGCAAGCTCAGCTACATGAGCCCGGAGCAGTGCCTGGGCAGCCCGCTGGACTGCCGCAGCGACATCTTCTCCCTGGGCGTCGTCCTCTACGAGTGGCTCACCGGCTTCAAGCTCTTCACCGGTGAGTCCGAGGTGGCGGTGATGCGCAGCATCACCGAGGGGAAGATCTACGCACCCTCGTACTTCCGGGAGGACCTGCCCGAGCGGCTGGAAGCCATCCTGATGAAGGCGCTGGAGCGAGACAGGGACAAGCGCTACCAGACGGCCGCGCAGATGCAGAAGGACCTGGACGCCTTCCTGGACGCGTACGAGTTCACCCCCACGGCCCTGCACCTGTCCAACTTCATCAAGCAGCTCTTCGAGGAGGAGCTGCAGGCGGAGCAGCGCCGCATGGCGACGCGCGCCGCCTCCGCGCCCACCTCCGAGGAGGCGCTGGAGCTGGCGGAGGTGGTGGCCGCGCTCGACACCGAGAAGGGCTCGCCCGCGCCGGCCCCCGCCACCCCGGCCGCCGCGAGCGACGAGCGCACCGAGCCGCGCATGCTGGCGGTGCCGCTCAGCCCGGCCGCCTACGAGGCGCTGGAGGCCGTGGCCCGCCGCAACGACGTCCCCATGGGGCGGCTGGTGTCGGAGCTGCTCGAGTCCTGGCTGAAGTACCGCTGACATGCCCCGGCTGAAGCTGACGCTCGAATACGACGGGACGCGCTACGTGGGCTGGCAGGTGCAGCCCAACGGCCCGTCGCTGCAGGCGACGCTGGAGGACGGGCTGGCCCGGCTGCTGGGCGAGCAGGTGTCCCTGGAGTGCGCGGGGCGCACGGACTCGGGCGTCCACGCCACCGGGCAGGTGGCCTGCTTCGACACGCATCGGGTGCTGCCCATGAAGGCGTACGTCATGGGCCTCAACAGCCTGCTGCCGGACGACGTGGCGGTGGTGCAGGCCGTGGAGGTGCCGGCGGACTTCGACCCGCGCCGCTGGTCCCGGGGCAAGCGCTACCGGTACCGGCTGAGCAACCGCCGCACGCGCTCGCCGCTGCGCCGGCTGACGCACTGGGAAGTCTTTGCCCCCCTGGACGTGGAGGCCATGCGGCGGGCCGCGACGCACCTGCTGGGCCGGCATGACTTCTCCGCCTTCCGGGCCGCGGACTGCCAGGCGAAGCACGCGGTGCGCGAGCTGCGGCGAGTGGCGGTGGAGGGCGAGGCCGGGGACGCGATGGCCTTCGTGGTGGAGGGCACGGCGTTCCTCAAGCACATGGTGCGCAACCTGGCGGGGACGCTGGTGGAGGTGGGGAAGGGGCGCCGGCCGGAGGCGTGGGTGGCCGAGGTGCTGGCCTCGCGCAACCGGAAGCTGGCCGGGCCCACCGCGCCGCCGCAGGGGCTGGTGCTGGAGGAGGTCTTCTACGGGGACGGCCCGCCCCCTCGCACGCCGGGGGGCGCACCGGACGTGGACGAGGACGAGGGCTGAATTGGAGTAGGCTGCCGGCCGTGAGCCCCAAGACGAGTGTCCTCGAACCGCTGCGCGTCCGCGTCCGCCGCTTCCAGTTCATCGTGGGACTGGGCTTCCTGGCGCTCGTCGGAGGCTCGGTGCTGAGCGTGTCGCTGGCGATGCGGCTGAGCGCGCGGGTGCAGACGCTGCCACTCGGGTTCATGCGGGTGCTGATGGCGGTGCTGCTGGAGAACCTCTGGGTGCTCGGGGTGCTGCCGCTGCTCTGCTACGGCGCGGCGCGGGTGATGGAGCTCAAGCCGTGGAGCACGGCGGCGGGCTCGGCCACCTCCGGCGCGGTGTTCGTCCTGGCGCTCAACTTCGTGCAGAGCGGCGCGGACGGCCTGTGGCTGGGCGGGCTGATGTCGGTGCTGAACCTGGCGGCCTTCGCCGTGGGCATCGTCCTCAGCGCCCGCGCCGTGAAGCTGGGCCGCGCCGCGGCGGCGCAGCAGACCGTGAAGGCCCAGGCCAAGGCCCAGGAGCGCAAGTCCGAGTACGACGAGTTCCTCCGCGCCGCGGAGCAGGGCGGGGAGCGCCTGGAGCAGCGCGAGGCCGCATCGCAGGCGACGCCTTCCGAGCAGCCCCAGGCCGAAGCGGCCACGGACACGCCGAAGAACCCTGCCGCCTGAGCGTGGTGGGGCCCATGCATTTCTGTTGAGTCCTGGGGTTCCGCATGGGCCTCCAGGGGCCAGGCAAGCGGCGGGCGGAGGCGTTCCGGTATCCTCCCCGGCTCCGGACGTTCTCAGGGTCTCCGCTGGAAGAAGGAAGTCGCGCCCATGCGCCGTGTGCTGACGTGTCTCCTGCTGCTCGCGACGGGCTGTGCCCGGGGCACGCGTCCGTCCGACGCCGACGCCGCGCAGCGCGAGGAGGCAGAGCTGGCGACCCCTCGTTTCGAGCACATCTACATGCTGCCGGTGGACCGGGCGCTGGCCGAGGCCACGGAGCTCATGAAGCAGAACGGGTGGACGCTGCACCCGATGGAGAACCGCAACTTCCTGCTCACGCAGTGGCGGTCCGCGGAGCTGACCGAGGGGCGCAAGTGGCGGAGCGACGGGGACCACGTGCGCTACCTCGTGGTGGGCGAGCCCCTCGCGCCGCGCCAGTCCGTCGTGCGCATCTTCCGGATGTCGCGGGTGGCCTTCAGCAACGACGCGGAAATCAAGACCGACGCGAACCACAACCTCATCTGGAACCACATGCTCCAGACGGAGGTGGAGCAGAGCTTCCGGCGGATGGGGCAGCCCGTGCAGCTCGCGCAGCGCGAGGAGCCCGCGCCCTGGGTGGAGCTGGATGGGCCGGTGAAGGGCACCCGCGACTTGAAGCTGGAGCGGGACCTCATGCTGCGGCTGGAGTCGCGGCCCTCGCTGGAGACGCTCACCGGCTCCTTGCGCATCAAGGGCGACGACGCCTTCGCGAGAGACCCGTCGTTCTACCTCAAGCGCTGGCGGCGCCCGTCCCCCGAGACGTGCGAGCGGAAGGTGGCCGGCTTCCAGCCGCTGCTGCGCGCCGGGCTGACGGTGCTCATCGGCGAGCAGCTCGGCACCCGGGAGGCCCCGGCGGCCGTGGGTGACCTGGTGTGCGAGGCCACCGAGGCCGGCCTGTCCGTCACGCTGGCGCTCTCCATCCCCTCCACCGAGCAGGAGCGCATCGACGCCTACGTGGCGAGCCCCGGCGCGCCGCCGGACCAGGATGCGCTGCTGTCGGGGGACTTCTGGCGCAAGGCGCAGCAGGACGGGCGCGGAAGCCGGGCCGTCATGGACCTCATCGACCGCGTCCGGGCCCTGCGCGCCAGGGGCAGCACCGTGGCCGTGGTGGCCTTCGACACGGACATGGCCCACGGCAGCACCCGTGATGCGCGGATGGCCCGCGCGGTGCTGAACCGGCGCGCCGTGCGCCCCAATGACGTCCTCCTGGTGCTCGCCGGCAACGCGCACACGCGGCTCGTCGCGGAGGCGGCCTGGAACGAGAACTTCGTCCCCATGTCCCGGCACCTCGCGGAGACGGACCCGGGCCTGCGAATCCTGGAGCTGGGCTATGCGCAGGGCCGGCGGTGGGGCTGTGACCTCGAGCCGGACGGCTCGCTCCACTGCGACGTCATGGGCATCACGCCCGGCCCCCGCGTCGCGGCGCGGGCGGAGGGGGCTCCCTCCATCCGGATGCTCCCGGCGCTGGACGAGGGGTTCCATGGCTTCCTCGACGTGGGGACCCTCAACGCGTCCCTGCCTGCCATCGCCCTGCGTGGCCACGAGCCTCCGCCGGACGCCCCGGCAGCGTCCGGGGCCCGCTGAGCGTCCTCAGGTGCCGACGGCGCCCACGTTGGAGGGTGGGGCGCCCTCGGAGGGCGTGTGGGCCTCGGCCGCGTCCGCCTGGGCGATGCGCTCGTCCAGCTCCGCCGACAGACGCTCGAAGGCCTCCTTGCCAATGGTGGCTGACTGGTAGGCCTTCAGCAGCGACGCCTTCTCCACGATGAGCATGCGGCGGACGGCCTCCTGGTGCTCCTCCTCGTGGAAGCGCATCGACTGCTGCTTCAGCGCCGCCAGCTCCTTCTCCGCGGCGGCCTCCTTGTCCTGGTACTCCTTCTCCAGCTGCGTCAGCACGTCGGCGGGAATCTCGCGGGTGCGGCGCAGGCCCTCCAGCGCGGCCAGCGCGGCGTGGACGGCGCCCAGCCGGCCCCGCGCCAGCTCGTACTGCTCCTGGTAGGCGTCCTTGAGGCCGGTGATGCCCAGCCGCGCCAGCAGCGGCGCCATGGTGAGCCCCTGGACGATG
Above is a window of Pyxidicoccus xibeiensis DNA encoding:
- a CDS encoding RHS repeat-associated core domain-containing protein — protein: MAGKWYVNGNAAGSRDRLWQDKADGGWPEKFVYYREGSGRYTYDAVYVHGDGSGARHYFLGRIEDTAYVSPGQVEVPRATLEYAQPSTDGGTAPDPLCPSGAAGSTPGVPYLRTVTDRDGTKLHFYYRRLENTRGRTECVLDHVNVEATADGGTAERTLVQYQYASGGNELARVDHPQTGRSFEYTYPLGNSPNDVMEAREGGALKSRHTYYYSSEDPKRDEAEGHDFAIEDVLSSRPGTKDACSIAMGGSVPTREFADSRASLGTGQTGQTTLTSRFTSAAAFYSHESWRLTSYEQRCDGTSCPGIVPGTETWEYECPGLDSSVAPAMTKAHKDMRGSWESYVHHVPDAGVPEAQGVPVKQLKLLTQVRAGALDSSGTGSLAEVRFGYTYGSTSRSLPAYEQLVERQETASVLAPSGTADPNARTQYVYDSTTNRLKATFHTGWTQVRDSNGAWSVQKRRIGVFHLRAPQCGGTGAEDAQGRVLETHGPCLVDATTTNVASITGCPTTAPFPVTKYEYWSQAETGHRRNRLKKQSMHPSGCGVGASLETQYLEYDAFGNATRVQDANGVITERVYNQDQLARQSIVEGAASTTTLFSYDQGRLKAIQHPQGNHDVFCYRTGTTAGQGCTGGAPTYLLQWRAKAADANGASWSEKVEYSYWPDETVKSATFLKWNGSTAEARRVMTFSADARRRPTFQGLGNLPSPVKASRLFDAEGNLTGIGFPYNGPPDVCGGPDSSGQPGSALCTALAYDRLDRLAKVDEFPADGSSQRTCFTYDAQSNVTSVRQGCAATTGTSDCASCSASTPATEYVHDDFGNLVSVKLPHSSDGAGGAGVTRYVYDALGRMLLKETPEMRARGERVSYEYDMQGRLLRAKRHYTSPQAGQENLYVLSYDVNDPGDATSTPPATCPQPARTAGRLRYRHDSFGRTWYQYDTHGRVAGEIRLREGQTSCSVAGLADRPHTFYTYTANGNLASVIYPHGRVVTYAYGTGANLDRVQAIDVRLWNSSGFADTRLIEGIAWEPFGGLRGYRLNHPASATSSAVEYLLGDNASQAPSACPTAAPSMAGSDLTGRLRALRVSTGSFSPGTSSGDIYKRTYTWAGDQVARLDTCLLGATTPRIETFEYDRTLRLKAAGRPTGNFAATGGAFASRSYGYDGRGNRTGLSEDGFVHDVDLAASPAVDRLSGWGSTAAGSLFRYALSHDADGRVTQKRWAAGMSGTPVYTLGFEYGQTTGVATESVFRSVNVNGVFYNYFYDAMGRRRLKSHPGGTTDEFFHDIASHLLTDRGSNAFTVPVGHYTTDDYVWLGGRPVALVRAKFSSAWVRQPDSTGDCSRDGEPAACGVYFPVTDHIGKPVLMLDGSRRVTAAADHDPFGHVNRVSQVVETAHPYPDATTTTLATFSQPKENSSVVVRLRARYHLVDSEAGVDFIRLVDASSGTTLDQQSGARRGRVTTPWVTPSASNVSVRFSSGPAGGPAYQGAVVDGYEYQRYQSGAQPFWTPLRFPGQYHDAETDLFENWNRYYDPSIGRYLQPEPRISSGPTVLPVYAYAMSNPVWLVDVNGLAPFEYRFNTEFDAAVAGFRYVREKFMLSNYEVAFYIFMSRGKFAYSEPFEIPRPAGKQNKCDGGKVLIATGTQAFCHTHPAECNPAFSPGDKGTSKKVPGLDFYLMNAQGAVFHMLDQTTSPMGTPNWESVLP
- a CDS encoding amidohydrolase family protein — protein: MEGRLLLKNCAVFRADGRVRTGMAVVVEENVIRRVAPDTQVPVLPGDWEVACRGRLVAPGLVDCHSHMVNGQLLPATGYFLLMPQRERLERSLRVARLLSNEDVEALTRFAAARALRDGVSMVVEHLSCLDVAGGLSAQARAAQDVGLRMVTSHATHSLDGAPQAETWLDANADFTRRHREHPLVRGAIGFHASFTCDHALLTRVSRLSRELDAPTVFHLAESEDDLATTYSRHGQRVVPRLDALGLLGPRAIAGYARALDSAEASRLNDSGTFVALAPRDARTLERGVDPLEAVVSRVQLLGLGTGGHGTPQDELNAAMEGVLRISRAGRLPDVDGTLAHLLINGPAELCTRLFDLPSGNVEEGSIADLVVYDSVPPADPETGYSPHLLGQMARSPVSWTIVNGRVCVREGQLLGHDYVELARAATDALHRVWTRARLGS
- a CDS encoding class I SAM-dependent rRNA methyltransferase, whose amino-acid sequence is MGSSLVDTLRASREQRGPLLTDARTTALRVLNGEADGVPEVTADAFGDLYVISLYRDLTPAEEEALLDAAVAAWAPRSVYLKRRPREARVLANVAKESLAPEVPARGEPVESLTALENGLSFLIRPAQGLSVGLYLDMRDTRAWLLDQVRGLTVLNLFAYTCAFGVVATAGGAKRALNLDASRRVLEWGEENARLNGQPVDRYDYVAGDVFDWLKRLAKKGETFDVVISDPPSFSTTRAARFSAARDYAKLAEAAARVVAPGGRLVACCNHAGLPARRFETMVAEGVALAGRKGKAVGSLGPSPLDFPPPSGHEPPLKVHVVELR
- a CDS encoding serine/threonine protein kinase yields the protein MPPAAQQQQREFGKYRLIDRIAVGGMAEIFLAHQQGEDGRESPVVIKRIRPHLSKHAAFVKMFLNEARLAAQLNHPNVVQIHDLGKIAESHFIAMEYVAGRDMRRVVPKAEALGIPFPLVYAVKIASCVCAGLHHAHTKVDLYGNPLNIVHRDVSPENVVVAFDGSVKILDFGIAKAANQVGQTRTGEIKGKLSYMSPEQCLGSPLDCRSDIFSLGVVLYEWLTGFKLFTGESEVAVMRSITEGKIYAPSYFREDLPERLEAILMKALERDRDKRYQTAAQMQKDLDAFLDAYEFTPTALHLSNFIKQLFEEELQAEQRRMATRAASAPTSEEALELAEVVAALDTEKGSPAPAPATPAAASDERTEPRMLAVPLSPAAYEALEAVARRNDVPMGRLVSELLESWLKYR
- the truA gene encoding tRNA pseudouridine(38-40) synthase TruA, encoding MPRLKLTLEYDGTRYVGWQVQPNGPSLQATLEDGLARLLGEQVSLECAGRTDSGVHATGQVACFDTHRVLPMKAYVMGLNSLLPDDVAVVQAVEVPADFDPRRWSRGKRYRYRLSNRRTRSPLRRLTHWEVFAPLDVEAMRRAATHLLGRHDFSAFRAADCQAKHAVRELRRVAVEGEAGDAMAFVVEGTAFLKHMVRNLAGTLVEVGKGRRPEAWVAEVLASRNRKLAGPTAPPQGLVLEEVFYGDGPPPRTPGGAPDVDEDEG